The bacterium region CACAGAGATCCACCTCGTCTGGAAAACGCTCGATCCCATCGATGCCTCTCCACGCTGGCCAACGATGGCGACGATCACTTTTGAAGAATGCCCCGACATTGACGTGTTGGCAGTGGGTTTAATCCCACCAGACGTGATTGCCGATCCAGAAGTTATCGCCTTCTTCCAGCAAAAGTCCAAGAGTGCTTCGGCCGTGATAGGAAGCTGCGGCGGTTCATTGATGCTAGGGGCTGCGGCCCTCCTGGAAGGCCGACGCGCTACGGCAAGCATGGCCTTTGTTGATGCCCTTGAGGATCTAGGAGCAATACCCGTCCCCGGTGGCCAAGTCGTTGTCGACGGCAAGTTCTATACCGCAGGGCCAGCAACAGGCTCCTTCGAGGCAGCGCTCATTGCGCTCGCCGCGCTACGGGGAGAGGAGATTGCAAAGGTGATCGAGCTCGGCATCGAGTATGATCCGCATCCGCCGTTCAAGGTCGGCAGCCCCGAACTTGCAGGTCCGGAGCTCACGGAGCAGGCGCTGGGAATGTATCGGGAGGCCGCAGACGCCTGCATAGCCGCGGCGCGCTCCGCCTATGAGGCGTACCGGGGACGACCTCTTTAGGCCATCCTATATAGGTGACTGAAATGTGCACCTACTTTCTTAGAAAAGGCTGTGATAATCGAGAAGGTTGGCGACAGGTATATCGACCCCATTGGTATTTCCTGCCTTAAAAACTTTGAGAATTTTGCGTCGGAAACAAGCAAAAATAACGCTTGAAGTACATATAACTTTTTGTATGTGTTTAGCTGGTTAGCTTTGCTGTTATCATTTGGAGACAATCCCGTCCTTTCTATCCTTAGGTTGCCAGCATCATCATATGATTCGCTCGTGAATCGATGTCCTTTTTCATTGCACAACGTGCCCAAGATCAAGATCTTTCTCAAAGAGAGTTTATTGAGATCACCCAGAAACAAGTTTTCCCCATTCCGGTCTGTGGTTTGCATCTGCCCTATCAGGTTAAGTTAAGGCCACCAATAAGTCTTGTCACGGTTAAAACCTTAAAAAAAACTTGATTTGGATCCCTGCGAATGCTTTAAACAGGGGCAATAGGATATCTGTTCTGCTAGAAAACTTCATTTAGAATGGAGAAAAGGATTTATGGAGGTGAATGAAAAATGAATAAATATGTTTGCTTGATCTGCGACCCGGAAAAAGGAGATTCCTCCTCCTGAATCG contains the following coding sequences:
- a CDS encoding DJ-1/PfpI family protein, yielding MTLLKPLDQTLKVGIFVCPGYFLGDVVGVQTVFGCSPNTEIHLVWKTLDPIDASPRWPTMATITFEECPDIDVLAVGLIPPDVIADPEVIAFFQQKSKSASAVIGSCGGSLMLGAAALLEGRRATASMAFVDALEDLGAIPVPGGQVVVDGKFYTAGPATGSFEAALIALAALRGEEIAKVIELGIEYDPHPPFKVGSPELAGPELTEQALGMYREAADACIAAARSAYEAYRGRPL